GAAGCGGACGCGGTAGGGGGGAGTGCCCCCGTCCCCGAGCACCTCGACGATCTCTGCGACCCGGTCGTGCTGCCCCACGGTCCTGCCGTGCGTCACCAGCCGGTCGCCCGTGTGTGCCTCCATCGGGAGTGACCTCCTCACGGGTGGCGGTCCATGTCGACAAGTCTATGTCCGAGCCGCCGGCCCCCCGGTGCGGTCACCTGCCGCGCCCGGTGCCGCCCGTGCGCTGGGTGGCCGCGATGCAGAGGAGCACCGCGACAGCCGCCACCGGTGCGGCCGCCGACACCTCCTCGCCGAGCAGCAGGTACGACCAGACCAGCGTCAGCAGCGGCTGCGCGAGCTGCAGCTG
This window of the Streptomyces sp. 840.1 genome carries:
- a CDS encoding DUF1918 domain-containing protein, whose product is MEAHTGDRLVTHGRTVGQHDRVAEIVEVLGDGGTPPYRVRFDDGHEHLLAPGPDSVVRHDEAPRAPGP